A stretch of Macrobrachium rosenbergii isolate ZJJX-2024 chromosome 12, ASM4041242v1, whole genome shotgun sequence DNA encodes these proteins:
- the LOC136844086 gene encoding uncharacterized protein produces MTGKSREVAEMMNTRRVDILCVQETRWRGNKAKEIGGGCKLLYSGADENGRSGVGIIVNSELKEKVVEVKRSGTRIMKVKLMLSEEVLNVISAYAPQAGCDEEEKSMF; encoded by the coding sequence ATGACAGGAAAGAGTAGAGAGGTGGCGGAGATGATGAATACGAGGAGAGTTGACATCTTGTGTGTGCAAGAAACAAGGTggagagggaacaaggcaaaggaaataggaggaggatgtAAGCTCCTGTACAGTGGAGCAGACGAGAATGGTAGAAGTGGAGTAGGCATCATTGTAAAcagtgaactgaaggaaaaagtggtagaagtCAAAAGAAGTGGTACTCGGATAATGAAGGTCAAATTAATGTTATCAGAAGAGGTCCTAAATGTGATAAGTGCTTATGCCCCACAAGCTGgatgtgatgaggaagagaagtcAATGTTTTGA